The following are encoded in a window of Streptococcus pasteurianus genomic DNA:
- a CDS encoding beta-glucoside-specific PTS transporter subunit IIABC, whose translation MKKYQALAQDIVEHIGGKDNVTGLVHCITRLRFNLVDESKADDDYLKALDGVVTVMKSGGQYQVVIGNHVADVYEEVLPLLNITDSKVSGQPVNVKLFDRMIDTISGIFQPVLGIMAACGMVKGFNTLFVTLGLYENTSGVYQILNAVGDAMFTFMPLFLGYTAAKKFKLKPMLGLAIGAALCYPAIQASSLSANSEALFTLFEGSVLASPVYINFLGIPVIAIDYTGTVIPVILAVWFASKCEWVYNRLIPDLVKFFFVPMLTMLTVIPVTLLVLGPLATFGSTLISQFTLAVRDISPLLAGALVGATWQILIIFGLHWGFIPVYINNVMTLGYDNVMMPFFACTFATSAVVLGIYCKTKNQKLKEMAIPNFISGIFGITEPAIYGMLLPLKKPFIISCIAGGIGGAFYGHFNFRKFIMGGMGIFELPNMMNPDGSMGNIIVAFVGILISMVVGLILTLMFYKEDELVQNESEEKDTILLSPLEGEVVPLESIEDQTFASGMLGKGLAIIPSQGTLKSPVDGEIIALFPTGHAIGLKSDSGIEILIHIGMDTVQLNGRGFSTKVTAGEHVQKGQVLIEFDQKLIQSEGYSLVTPVLVTNWEEFSDMTIENQQDIAFGQKMISVRK comes from the coding sequence ATGAAAAAATATCAAGCCTTAGCACAAGATATTGTTGAGCATATCGGTGGAAAAGATAATGTCACAGGACTTGTTCACTGTATCACACGCCTACGCTTTAATTTAGTTGATGAATCAAAAGCAGATGATGATTATCTAAAGGCACTAGATGGCGTTGTAACTGTCATGAAAAGTGGAGGACAGTATCAAGTTGTTATCGGTAACCATGTTGCAGATGTCTATGAAGAAGTTCTGCCTTTGCTGAATATTACAGATTCTAAAGTAAGTGGTCAGCCAGTAAATGTAAAATTATTCGACAGAATGATCGATACGATTTCTGGAATTTTTCAGCCAGTTCTAGGCATTATGGCTGCTTGTGGAATGGTTAAAGGTTTCAATACCTTGTTTGTTACCTTAGGTTTATATGAAAATACTAGTGGTGTCTATCAGATTTTAAATGCTGTTGGAGATGCTATGTTTACCTTTATGCCTCTGTTTCTAGGATATACGGCGGCGAAAAAATTTAAGTTGAAACCAATGCTTGGTTTAGCAATTGGAGCGGCTCTCTGTTATCCAGCGATTCAAGCAAGTAGTTTATCCGCAAATTCAGAAGCTTTGTTTACTCTATTTGAAGGTAGCGTTCTAGCATCACCAGTCTATATCAATTTTCTTGGCATCCCAGTAATTGCGATTGATTATACAGGAACAGTTATTCCTGTTATTCTAGCAGTTTGGTTTGCTTCAAAATGTGAATGGGTATATAATCGTCTCATTCCAGACTTGGTGAAATTCTTCTTTGTGCCAATGTTGACGATGTTAACCGTTATTCCAGTGACTTTATTGGTATTGGGTCCTCTGGCAACATTTGGTTCAACCTTAATTTCTCAATTTACCCTTGCTGTGCGTGACATCAGTCCACTTTTAGCAGGTGCGTTAGTAGGGGCAACTTGGCAAATTCTAATCATTTTTGGTCTTCATTGGGGCTTTATTCCAGTGTATATTAATAACGTGATGACATTGGGTTATGATAATGTCATGATGCCATTCTTTGCTTGTACCTTTGCAACATCGGCGGTAGTGTTGGGCATTTATTGCAAGACTAAAAATCAGAAATTAAAAGAGATGGCTATTCCTAACTTTATATCAGGAATTTTTGGTATTACGGAACCAGCTATTTACGGGATGTTGTTACCATTAAAAAAACCATTTATTATCAGCTGTATCGCAGGAGGAATTGGTGGTGCTTTCTATGGACATTTCAATTTTAGAAAATTTATCATGGGTGGTATGGGAATTTTCGAATTGCCTAATATGATGAATCCAGATGGAAGCATGGGGAATATTATTGTTGCTTTTGTAGGGATTCTTATCTCGATGGTTGTCGGGTTGATCTTAACTTTAATGTTCTATAAAGAAGATGAATTAGTGCAGAATGAGTCAGAAGAAAAAGATACTATTCTTTTAAGCCCTTTAGAGGGAGAAGTTGTTCCACTAGAAAGTATTGAAGACCAAACTTTTGCTTCTGGAATGCTGGGAAAAGGTTTAGCAATCATTCCAAGTCAAGGAACTTTAAAATCTCCTGTTGATGGTGAGATTATAGCATTATTTCCAACTGGCCATGCCATAGGATTAAAGAGCGATAGTGGAATTGAAATTTTGATTCATATTGGAATGGATACTGTGCAGTTAAATGGTAGAGGCTTTTCAACTAAAGTGACTGCTGGTGAACACGTTCAAAAAGGTCAAGTATTAATAGAATTTGATCAGAAACTTATTCAATCGGAAGGCTACTCGCTGGTAACACCAGTGCTAGTTACAAATTGGGAAGAGTTTTCTGATATGACGATTGAGAATCAACAGGATATCGCATTTGGTCAAAAGATGATCTCTGTTAGAAAGTAG
- a CDS encoding MurR/RpiR family transcriptional regulator, with translation MLVDKLQEQSDLTPQEQVVASFILENMKMIPSFSAQGLAGKSFTSKATVVRLCQKLGFSGFQEFKLQLLAEWHEKQRLDALLSEEPISSHTNFEDLLDILPQIYDKALTNTRFTLRKQQLPKLINFIEKSDQIIFLGTGISYISAQAAAFKFSNLGLQATAMESLNKHFLALNKDKKTVFFLISFTGKNESILQMARYLKQEGFCPIVGLVGPYYEQLKPYCHEIIELPNRESLIGLDVVSSNISLTYIIDLLFSMYLAKTYDKQVKVNLSNRPK, from the coding sequence ATGTTAGTTGATAAATTACAAGAGCAGTCTGATTTGACTCCTCAAGAGCAAGTGGTTGCGTCCTTTATTTTGGAGAACATGAAAATGATTCCCTCCTTTTCTGCTCAAGGATTGGCAGGAAAATCATTTACTAGTAAGGCAACGGTTGTTCGTCTGTGTCAAAAACTAGGTTTTTCTGGGTTCCAAGAGTTCAAATTACAATTGTTAGCAGAATGGCATGAAAAGCAACGACTTGATGCATTATTGTCAGAGGAGCCAATTTCTTCCCATACAAATTTTGAGGATCTCCTAGATATTCTTCCGCAGATTTATGATAAAGCTTTAACCAATACTAGATTTACTTTAAGAAAGCAACAACTTCCAAAACTTATAAATTTTATTGAAAAATCGGATCAGATAATTTTTTTAGGGACTGGTATTTCGTATATCTCAGCACAAGCTGCTGCATTTAAGTTTTCAAATTTAGGGCTACAAGCAACCGCTATGGAATCTCTTAATAAGCATTTTCTTGCACTCAATAAAGATAAGAAAACAGTATTTTTCCTTATCAGCTTTACTGGAAAAAACGAGTCCATTCTTCAGATGGCACGTTATTTAAAACAGGAAGGGTTTTGTCCCATTGTTGGATTAGTTGGTCCTTATTATGAACAATTAAAACCTTACTGTCATGAGATTATAGAATTGCCTAATCGTGAAAGCTTGATTGGTTTGGATGTTGTCAGTAGTAATATCAGCTTGACGTATATTATCGATCTTCTATTTTCAATGTATCTAGCCAAAACATATGATAAACAAGTCAAAGTAAACCTATCTAATCGACCAAAATAA
- a CDS encoding ClbS/DfsB family four-helix bundle protein: MRTYENKEELKKEISKAFEKYILEFDNIPESLKDKRITEVDRTPAENLSYQVGWTSLVLKWEEDERKGHQVKTPSDEFKWNQLGELYQWFTDTYAHLSLQELKAKLNENINSIYAMIDSLSEEELFEPHMRKWADEATKTATWEVYKFIHVNTVAPFGTFRTKIRKWKKIVL, from the coding sequence TTGAGAACATATGAAAATAAAGAGGAGCTAAAAAAAGAAATAAGTAAAGCATTTGAGAAATATATTTTGGAATTTGATAATATCCCAGAAAGCCTGAAAGATAAAAGAATTACTGAAGTTGATAGAACTCCAGCCGAAAACCTTTCGTATCAGGTTGGATGGACAAGTTTGGTTCTTAAATGGGAAGAAGATGAAAGAAAGGGGCACCAAGTAAAAACACCATCGGATGAATTTAAATGGAATCAACTTGGTGAGTTATATCAGTGGTTCACGGATACTTACGCTCATTTATCTCTGCAGGAGTTGAAAGCAAAATTAAATGAAAATATTAATTCTATCTATGCAATGATTGATTCGTTGAGTGAGGAGGAATTATTTGAACCGCATATGAGAAAGTGGGCCGATGAAGCGACTAAAACAGCGACTTGGGAAGTGTATAAGTTTATTCATGTAAATACTGTTGCACCTTTTGGAACTTTCCGAACTAAAATCAGAAAATGGAAGAAAATAGTATTATAA
- the rlmD gene encoding 23S rRNA (uracil(1939)-C(5))-methyltransferase RlmD, with protein sequence MLSKNAIVDAEITDLSHEGAGVAKVDGFVFFVENALPGEKIKMRVLKVKKNIGFGKVEEYVTISEHRNQDLNVDYLRTGIADFGHLAYAEQLKFKRKQVMDNLYKTAGISDVEVSETLGMAHPYAYRNKAQVPVRRVNGQLETGFFRKHSHDLMPISDYYIQNKEIDRLINFTRDLLRRFDLKPYDEKEQTGLIRNLVVRRGHYSGEMMLVFVTTRPKIFRIEQIIEKIVAEFPAVKSIVQNINDKNTNAIFGKEFKTLYGKDTIVDSMLGNQYEISARSFYQVNTEMAEKLYQTAIDFSDLTPKDIVIDAYSGIGTIGLSFAKNVKAVYGVEVIEEAVEDAKRNAALNSITNAHYIADPAEHAMATWSKDGIKPSVILVDPPRKGLTENFIKASVAMQPEKITYISCNPATMARDIKLYQELGYKLIKVQPVDLFPNTHHVEAVSLLVRVGGTAK encoded by the coding sequence ATGTTAAGTAAAAATGCTATTGTAGATGCTGAAATCACGGATTTATCACACGAAGGAGCAGGTGTTGCCAAGGTTGACGGTTTCGTCTTTTTTGTTGAAAATGCACTTCCAGGTGAGAAAATCAAAATGCGCGTCTTGAAAGTGAAAAAGAACATCGGATTTGGTAAAGTTGAGGAGTATGTGACAATCTCTGAACACCGCAATCAAGATTTGAATGTGGATTATTTGCGTACAGGAATTGCGGATTTTGGGCATCTTGCGTATGCTGAACAGTTAAAATTTAAACGCAAACAAGTAATGGATAATCTCTATAAAACAGCTGGTATTTCAGATGTCGAGGTGTCAGAAACACTTGGTATGGCGCACCCATACGCTTATCGCAATAAAGCACAAGTGCCTGTTCGTCGTGTTAATGGTCAGTTGGAGACAGGATTTTTCCGTAAACATTCTCATGATTTGATGCCGATTTCTGATTATTATATTCAAAATAAAGAAATTGACCGTTTGATTAATTTTACACGTGATTTGCTTCGCCGTTTTGACCTTAAACCTTATGATGAAAAAGAACAAACTGGATTGATTCGTAATTTGGTTGTTCGTCGTGGGCATTATTCTGGTGAAATGATGCTGGTCTTTGTGACAACACGCCCAAAAATCTTCCGTATTGAGCAAATCATTGAGAAAATTGTGGCAGAATTTCCAGCGGTTAAGTCAATCGTTCAAAATATTAACGATAAAAATACCAATGCGATTTTCGGTAAAGAGTTTAAGACATTGTATGGCAAAGATACGATTGTTGACAGCATGCTTGGCAATCAATATGAAATTTCTGCTCGTTCATTCTATCAAGTCAATACTGAAATGGCTGAAAAGCTTTACCAAACTGCCATTGATTTTTCAGACTTGACACCTAAAGATATTGTCATTGATGCTTACTCTGGTATTGGAACAATTGGGCTTTCATTTGCCAAAAATGTTAAAGCCGTTTACGGCGTCGAAGTGATTGAAGAAGCTGTGGAGGATGCTAAAAGAAATGCTGCGCTAAACAGTATTACCAATGCGCATTATATCGCTGATCCGGCAGAACATGCTATGGCAACTTGGAGCAAAGACGGTATCAAACCAAGTGTGATTTTGGTTGATCCACCACGCAAAGGCTTGACAGAAAACTTTATCAAAGCCAGCGTTGCCATGCAGCCAGAAAAAATCACTTATATCTCATGTAACCCAGCAACTATGGCGCGTGACATCAAGCTCTATCAAGAACTCGGCTACAAACTCATAAAAGTACAACCAGTTGATTTGTTCCCGAATACGCATCACGTTGAGGCAGTATCACTGCTTGTACGAGTTGGTGGAACAGCGAAGTAG
- a CDS encoding LCP family protein, translating into MARNNLSRHEELRYEYLLKNLEYLSLREKQEFNYLYNKKQAGEVNEPPRSQPSSAYNDNYYDDYYDDAYDNQVDYYDDDNWTSQGLPKYPEEKKQSKRSFRRTSEQQAEILPTYQDNYENYNEAFYQESEPVTPKKAKKPKKKRRKIRIKHLLKLLGFLVILVMAGMIYMFFKGVNDVSSGETNYTAAVTETFNGEDSDDGTNILILGSDQRVTQGSSDARTDTIMVMNIGNSDGKIKLVSFMRDTLVNIDGVSYNDYSNDQKLNVAFNIGEQDNNQGAELMRQTLKDNFDINIKYYVMVDFATFAEAIDTLFPNGVEIDAKFGTVDGQAVSSVEVPDDLNMQADGTVPNQTIEVRTQKMDGRTLLNYARFRKDDDGDYGRTQRQQQVISAIINQIKDPTKLFTGSAAIGKIYALTSTNVSYSFLLKEGLSVITSGQEGIEQTTIPAEGDWTDDYDMYGGLGIAIDFDKYQEELKELGLR; encoded by the coding sequence ATGGCAAGAAATAATTTAAGTCGGCATGAAGAGTTAAGATATGAGTATCTTTTAAAGAATCTTGAGTATTTAAGTTTGCGTGAAAAGCAAGAATTTAACTATCTTTACAATAAAAAACAAGCTGGTGAGGTCAACGAGCCACCACGCTCTCAGCCGTCGTCTGCCTATAATGACAATTACTACGATGATTATTATGACGATGCTTATGATAATCAAGTGGATTATTATGATGACGATAACTGGACATCTCAAGGGCTTCCCAAATACCCAGAAGAAAAAAAGCAGTCGAAACGTTCCTTTAGAAGAACGAGCGAGCAGCAGGCAGAGATTCTTCCAACTTATCAAGACAATTATGAGAATTATAATGAGGCATTTTATCAAGAATCTGAACCTGTAACGCCTAAAAAAGCAAAGAAACCCAAAAAGAAGCGTCGCAAAATTCGTATTAAGCATCTGTTGAAACTTCTTGGTTTCTTGGTGATTCTTGTCATGGCAGGGATGATTTACATGTTTTTCAAAGGTGTTAATGATGTTTCAAGTGGTGAGACAAATTACACGGCGGCTGTGACAGAAACATTCAATGGTGAAGATAGCGATGACGGTACTAATATTCTCATATTAGGAAGTGACCAGCGGGTTACACAAGGATCTTCGGATGCCAGAACCGATACGATTATGGTGATGAATATTGGCAACAGCGACGGAAAAATTAAGTTAGTCAGCTTTATGCGCGATACCTTAGTTAATATTGATGGTGTTAGCTACAATGACTATTCAAATGACCAAAAATTAAATGTTGCTTTTAATATAGGAGAGCAGGATAATAACCAAGGTGCAGAACTCATGCGACAGACGTTGAAAGATAATTTTGATATTAACATCAAATATTATGTCATGGTTGACTTTGCAACCTTTGCAGAAGCCATTGATACCTTATTTCCAAATGGCGTTGAAATAGACGCCAAATTTGGTACGGTTGATGGTCAAGCAGTTTCGTCTGTTGAAGTTCCTGATGATCTCAATATGCAGGCTGACGGTACTGTTCCAAATCAAACGATTGAAGTTAGAACACAAAAAATGGATGGTCGGACTTTGCTCAATTATGCTCGTTTCCGTAAAGATGATGACGGTGATTATGGACGTACTCAACGCCAACAACAAGTTATTTCTGCCATTATCAACCAGATTAAAGATCCAACAAAACTTTTTACAGGTTCAGCTGCAATTGGTAAAATCTATGCTTTGACCTCAACGAACGTTTCTTATTCATTTCTTTTGAAAGAAGGTTTATCTGTTATCACGAGTGGTCAAGAAGGTATCGAGCAAACAACCATTCCAGCCGAAGGTGACTGGACAGATGACTACGATATGTATGGCGGCTTAGGAATTGCCATTGATTTTGATAAATATCAAGAAGAGTTAAAAGAACTTGGTTTGCGGTAG
- the pheA gene encoding prephenate dehydratase: MTVGYLGPSGSFTHNVAVKAFPEANRMPFANITEVIKSYEEGFVDYAIIPVENSIEGSVHETLDYLFHQAEIEAIAEIIQPIKQQLLATTQTKKIEKIFSHPQAIAQGKKYIKAHYPAAKIEMTASTAYAARFIAEHPEENFAAIAPVAAAKEYGLEIIAQDIQEMDENYTRFWVLGHQKRSFDWAKLNQKVSLALTLPDNLPGALYKALSVFAWRGIDLTKIESRPLKTALGEYFFIVDVENKNDTLVSFALEELNVLGIDYKILGRYDVYKL; encoded by the coding sequence ATGACAGTTGGCTATTTAGGACCAAGTGGTTCTTTTACACATAATGTTGCTGTTAAGGCATTTCCAGAAGCTAATCGCATGCCTTTTGCAAATATCACCGAAGTTATCAAATCTTATGAAGAAGGTTTTGTGGATTATGCCATTATCCCTGTTGAAAATTCAATCGAGGGTTCAGTGCATGAAACGTTGGATTACCTTTTTCATCAAGCTGAAATTGAGGCGATTGCAGAAATCATTCAACCGATTAAACAACAGCTTTTAGCAACAACACAAACAAAGAAAATTGAAAAGATTTTTTCACACCCGCAAGCTATTGCTCAAGGGAAAAAATACATTAAAGCACATTATCCAGCAGCAAAAATTGAGATGACGGCTAGTACGGCTTATGCCGCACGTTTCATTGCTGAACATCCAGAGGAAAACTTTGCTGCCATTGCGCCAGTAGCTGCCGCAAAAGAATATGGTTTGGAAATTATTGCCCAAGATATTCAAGAAATGGATGAAAACTACACGCGCTTTTGGGTACTAGGGCATCAAAAACGGTCGTTTGATTGGGCAAAACTCAATCAAAAAGTTTCATTGGCATTGACCTTGCCAGATAACTTGCCTGGTGCGCTTTATAAAGCATTATCTGTTTTTGCTTGGCGTGGCATTGATTTGACTAAAATTGAAAGTCGCCCTCTAAAAACAGCTTTGGGAGAATATTTTTTCATCGTTGATGTTGAAAATAAAAATGATACACTAGTGTCATTTGCGCTAGAAGAATTGAACGTTCTTGGCATTGACTATAAAATCCTCGGACGTTATGATGTTTACAAACTGTAA
- a CDS encoding shikimate kinase, whose amino-acid sequence MARIIIGFMGSGKSTISSLLDENYIDMDALITEHIGMSIADFFAKEGEAKFREIESQVLAELADSDQVISTGGGVVINPINREILARNPETIYLKSDFETLYDRIEHDTENVRPLFVNNSKEAFKEIFDGRQEMYEAAANRIIEVADKTPEEIVEEIG is encoded by the coding sequence GTGGCTAGAATTATTATTGGTTTTATGGGGTCTGGGAAATCAACGATTTCATCATTGTTAGATGAAAATTACATTGATATGGATGCTTTGATTACAGAGCATATCGGCATGTCAATCGCAGACTTTTTCGCTAAAGAGGGTGAAGCTAAATTCCGTGAAATTGAGTCACAAGTGCTTGCGGAATTGGCTGATTCTGACCAAGTCATTTCAACTGGTGGCGGCGTTGTCATCAATCCGATTAACAGAGAGATTTTAGCAAGAAATCCAGAAACGATTTACCTAAAATCAGACTTTGAAACGCTTTATGACCGCATTGAGCATGATACGGAAAATGTTCGTCCTTTGTTTGTCAACAATAGCAAGGAAGCTTTCAAAGAAATATTTGACGGTCGCCAAGAAATGTATGAAGCAGCAGCTAATCGTATTATTGAAGTGGCTGATAAAACACCTGAAGAAATTGTTGAGGAAATCGGATGA
- the aroA gene encoding 3-phosphoshikimate 1-carboxyvinyltransferase, whose product MKLLTNVSQLKGTLRVPGDKSISHRSIMFGSLAKGTTTVHDILRGEDVLSTMQVFRDLGVDIQDDGNIVTITGVGFDGLKAPKNKLDMGNSGTSIRLISGVLAGQDFTVEMFGDDSLSKRPMDRVTIPLRQMGVEVSGQTDRDLPPLTMRGSKALKPIHYQLPMASAQVKSALIFAALQADGESVIIEKEKTRNHTEDMIVQFGGAIDVNGKEIRIKGGQEFTGQDVVVPGDISSAAFWLVAGLIVPNAKVTLENVGINETRTGIIDVIKEMGGKMTILNVDEIAKSATITVETSELHGVEIGGEIIPRLIDELPIIALLATQANGTTIIRDAEELKVKETDRIQVVVDALNAMGADITPTDDGMIVKGKTPLHGSKVSTFGDHRIGMMTAVAALLVSDGDVELERAEAINTSYPSFFNDLEVLSRG is encoded by the coding sequence ATGAAATTACTGACAAATGTGTCACAATTAAAAGGAACTTTGCGAGTTCCTGGAGATAAGTCAATCAGTCACCGTTCAATTATGTTCGGCAGTCTTGCCAAGGGAACAACAACTGTTCATGATATTTTGCGTGGTGAAGATGTGCTGTCAACAATGCAAGTATTTCGTGATTTAGGGGTTGATATCCAAGACGACGGTAACATCGTAACCATTACAGGTGTTGGCTTTGACGGGCTTAAGGCTCCAAAAAATAAACTAGATATGGGAAATTCAGGAACATCAATCCGCTTGATTTCTGGCGTGTTAGCAGGGCAAGATTTTACGGTTGAAATGTTTGGTGATGACAGTTTGTCAAAACGCCCAATGGACCGCGTGACCATTCCGCTTCGTCAAATGGGAGTTGAAGTGTCAGGGCAAACAGACCGTGATTTGCCACCGCTTACGATGCGTGGTAGCAAAGCACTTAAACCGATTCATTATCAACTTCCTATGGCGTCTGCTCAAGTGAAGTCAGCACTTATTTTTGCAGCTTTGCAAGCTGACGGTGAGTCTGTCATCATTGAAAAAGAAAAAACACGCAATCACACAGAGGATATGATTGTTCAGTTTGGTGGCGCAATTGACGTTAATGGCAAAGAAATTCGCATCAAAGGTGGTCAAGAATTTACTGGTCAAGATGTGGTTGTCCCAGGTGATATTTCATCAGCGGCTTTCTGGTTAGTCGCAGGGCTCATTGTTCCAAATGCTAAAGTAACCCTTGAAAATGTCGGTATCAATGAAACACGTACTGGTATCATTGATGTTATCAAGGAAATGGGGGGCAAAATGACCATTTTAAACGTTGATGAGATTGCTAAATCAGCAACGATTACCGTTGAAACATCTGAACTTCACGGCGTTGAAATTGGTGGCGAAATCATTCCGCGTTTGATTGATGAATTACCAATTATCGCTCTTCTTGCCACACAAGCTAATGGTACAACGATTATTCGTGATGCAGAAGAGTTGAAAGTGAAGGAAACAGACCGTATTCAGGTGGTTGTGGATGCTCTTAATGCAATGGGTGCTGACATTACGCCAACAGATGACGGTATGATTGTCAAAGGAAAAACACCTCTCCATGGCTCTAAAGTCAGTACTTTCGGTGACCACCGTATCGGTATGATGACTGCTGTTGCTGCGCTTTTGGTGTCCGACGGAGACGTTGAACTAGAACGAGCAGAAGCGATTAATACAAGCTACCCAAGCTTCTTTAATGATTTGGAGGTACTCTCACGTGGCTAG
- the lepA gene encoding translation elongation factor 4, with amino-acid sequence MDIQELKKRQEKIRNFSIIAHIDHGKSTLADRILEKTETVSSREMQAQLLDSMDLERERGITIKLNAIELNYTAKDGETYIFHLIDTPGHVDFSYEVSRSLAACEGAILVVDAAQGIEAQTLANVYLALDNDLEILPVINKIDLPAADPERVRQEIEDVIGLDASEAVLASAKAGIGIEEILEQIVEYVPAPAGDVEAPLQALIFDSVYDAYRGVILQVRIVNGMVKPGDKIQLMSNGKTFDVTEVGIFTPKAVGRDFLATGDVGYIAASIKTVADTRVGDTVTLAENPAEAPLHGYKQMNPMVFAGLYPIESNKYNDLREALEKLQLNDASLQFEPETSQALGFGFRCGFLGLLHMDVIQERLEREFNIDLIMTAPSVVYHVNTTDGEMLEVSNPSEFPDPTKVASIEEPYVKAQIMVPQEFVGAVMELAQRKRGDFVTMDYIDENRVNVIYQIPLAEIVFDFFDKLKSSTRGYASFDYEISEYRKSKLVKMDILLNGDKVDALSFIVHNEFAYERGKLIVEKLKKIIPRQQFEVPIQAAIGQKIVARSDIKALRKNVLAKCYGGDVSRKRKLLEKQKAGKKRMKAIGSVEVPQEAFLSVLSMDDDNSKK; translated from the coding sequence ATGGATATTCAAGAATTAAAAAAACGACAAGAGAAGATTCGTAATTTCTCTATCATTGCACACATTGACCACGGGAAGTCAACTTTGGCTGACCGTATTTTGGAAAAAACTGAGACGGTTTCTAGTCGTGAAATGCAAGCTCAACTCTTGGATAGCATGGATTTGGAGCGTGAGCGTGGTATCACGATTAAGCTTAATGCGATTGAGTTGAACTACACGGCTAAAGACGGTGAAACCTACATTTTCCACTTGATTGACACCCCAGGACACGTTGACTTTTCATATGAAGTGTCACGTTCTTTGGCGGCTTGTGAGGGGGCAATTTTGGTTGTTGATGCGGCACAAGGTATCGAAGCTCAAACGCTTGCCAATGTTTACCTAGCCCTTGATAATGATTTGGAAATTCTGCCAGTTATCAATAAAATTGATTTGCCAGCAGCAGACCCAGAGCGTGTGCGTCAAGAAATCGAAGATGTGATTGGTCTTGATGCTTCAGAGGCTGTGCTTGCTTCAGCAAAAGCAGGTATCGGGATTGAAGAAATCCTTGAACAAATTGTTGAGTACGTGCCAGCGCCAGCAGGAGATGTTGAAGCACCGCTTCAAGCACTTATCTTTGACTCTGTTTATGATGCTTACCGCGGGGTTATTCTGCAAGTTCGTATCGTTAATGGTATGGTAAAACCTGGTGATAAGATTCAATTGATGTCAAATGGTAAAACGTTTGATGTTACAGAAGTTGGTATCTTCACGCCGAAAGCTGTTGGACGTGATTTCTTAGCAACTGGTGATGTTGGTTATATCGCAGCATCAATCAAGACAGTTGCTGATACCCGTGTGGGTGATACAGTAACTCTTGCTGAAAATCCAGCAGAAGCACCGCTTCATGGTTACAAACAAATGAACCCAATGGTATTTGCTGGTCTTTACCCAATTGAATCAAATAAATACAATGACCTCCGTGAAGCACTTGAAAAATTACAATTGAACGATGCTAGTCTCCAATTCGAGCCTGAAACATCACAAGCTCTTGGCTTTGGTTTCCGTTGTGGTTTCCTTGGTTTGCTTCACATGGACGTTATCCAAGAACGTTTGGAACGTGAATTCAACATTGATTTGATTATGACAGCACCATCCGTTGTTTACCATGTTAACACGACTGATGGCGAAATGCTTGAGGTGTCAAATCCGTCTGAATTCCCAGACCCAACTAAGGTTGCAAGTATAGAAGAACCATATGTGAAAGCACAAATCATGGTTCCGCAAGAATTTGTCGGAGCAGTCATGGAACTTGCCCAACGCAAACGTGGCGACTTCGTGACAATGGATTACATTGATGAAAATCGTGTCAATGTCATTTACCAGATTCCGCTGGCTGAAATTGTCTTTGATTTCTTTGATAAATTGAAATCATCAACACGTGGTTATGCAAGTTTTGATTACGAAATTTCAGAATACCGTAAATCAAAATTGGTTAAAATGGATATTCTCCTTAACGGTGATAAAGTTGATGCGCTCAGCTTCATTGTTCACAACGAATTTGCTTATGAACGTGGTAAATTAATCGTTGAAAAACTCAAGAAAATCATTCCACGTCAACAATTCGAAGTGCCAATTCAAGCAGCTATCGGTCAAAAAATCGTTGCACGCTCAGATATTAAAGCTCTTCGTAAAAATGTGCTTGCCAAGTGTTACGGTGGTGACGTTTCTCGTAAACGTAAATTGCTTGAAAAACAAAAAGCAGGTAAAAAACGTATGAAAGCTATCGGTTCTGTTGAAGTGCCACAAGAAGCCTTCTTGTCAGTACTTTCAATGGATGACGATAACAGTAAAAAATAA